In Populus trichocarpa isolate Nisqually-1 chromosome 7, P.trichocarpa_v4.1, whole genome shotgun sequence, the following proteins share a genomic window:
- the LOC7490162 gene encoding ABC transporter G family member 5 yields MEQKSAMKKQGWEIEAIGITYKISTKKREHPFKIFTKKQEINQEPKQQVTNLEEASLGARHVLKDVYCKAKPWEILAIVGPSGAGKSSLLEVLAGKLTPQSGSIFVNQNPINKAQFKKASGYVTQKDTLFPLLTVEETLMFSAKLRLRLPQDQLSSEVKFLMHELGLDHVAMTRVGDDRVRGISGGERRRVSIGVDVIHDPEVLILDEPTSGLDSTSALQIIDMLKLMAETRGRTIILSIHQPGFRIVKLFNSVLLMANGSVLHHGTVDQLGVNLRTMGMQLPLHANVVEFALESIDTVQQQRKVLQQETQPQLLSSSTTKSRQKKVEVGESRSGKFTLQQLFQQSKVVDEESIDFGFDFPLGFANSRLQETLILTHRFSKNIFRTKELFACRTIQMLISGLVLGSIFYNLKDDLTGAEERVGLFAFILTFLLSCTTEALPIFLQEREILMKETSCGSYRVSSYAIANGLVYLPFLLILAILFTIPLYWLVGLNPNFMAFMHFLLLIWLILYTANSVVVCFSALVPNFIVGNSVISGVMGSFFLFSGYFISKHGMPNYWIFMHYISLFKYPFEGFLINEFSNSGKCLEYMFGKCMVSAEDLLREEGYGEDGKWRNVVIMVCFILVYRFISYVILRLRYCPSISSFKGSLV; encoded by the coding sequence ATGGAGCAAAAGAGTGCAATGAAGAAACAAGGCTGGGAGATTGAAGCAATAGGGATCACCTACAAAATCTCCACCAAAAAAAGAGAGCACCCTTTTAAAATCTTCACCAAAAAGcaagaaataaatcaagaaccgAAACAACAAGTGACAAATCTTGAAGAAGCAAGCCTTGGAGCCAGGCATGTCTTGAAAGATGTTTATTGCAAAGCAAAGCCATGGGAAATCCTCGCTATTGTTGGTCCAAGTGGAGCAGGTAAATCATCCTTACTTGAAGTCCTAGCTGGGAAACTCACCCCACAAAGTGGTTCCATTTTTGTCAACCAAAACCCTATTAACAAAGCTCAGTTCAAGAAGGCTTCAGGCTATGTCACCCAAAAAGACACCCTCTTTCCTCTCCTTACAGTTGAAGAAACACTCATGTTTAGCGCCAAGCTACGTCTAAGGCTTCCTCAAGATCAACTGAGCTCTGAGGTTAAGTTCTTAATGCATGAGTTAGGCTTGGATCACGTAGCCATGACTCGAGTTGGTGACGACCGGGTTCGTGGGATATCCGGCGGAGAAAGGCGTCGTGTGTCGATAGGAGTTGATGTCATTCATGATCCTGAAGTGCTAATTCTTGATGAACCAACTTCAGGTCTTGATAGCACTTCTGCTTTGCAGATTATTGATATGCTGAAGCTCATGGCAGAGACAAGGGGCCGAACTATAATACTAAGCATTCATCAACCCGGATTTCGGATTGTGAAGTTGTTCAATTCAGTACTTCTGATGGCTAATGGATCAGTCTTGCATCATGGCACGGTGGATCAGCTTGGTGTTAATTTGAGGACAATGGGAATGCAGCTTCCTCTTCATGCCAATGTTGTTGAATTTGCTTTAGAGTCAATTGACACCGTTCAACAACAAAGGAAAGTTTTGCAGCAAGAAACTCAACCACAACTGCTATCATCATCTACAACAAAATCTCGGCAGAAGAAAGTAGAAGTTGGCGAGAGTAGAAGTGGCAAGTTCACTCTTCAACAACTCTTTCAGCAGTCTAAAGTGGTAGATGAGGAAAGTATCgattttgggtttgattttccTCTTGGTTTTGCTAACTCAAGGTTGCAAGAAACTTTGATTCTCACTCATAGGTTCTCCAAGAACATTTTCAGAACCAAGGAGCTTTTTGCATGCCGAACGATTCAAATGCTGATTTCTGGACTTGTTTTGGGTTCTATCTTCTACAACCTTAAAGATGATTTGACTGGAGCAGAAGAAAGGGTAGGACTATTTGCTTTTATACTGACTTTCTTGTTATCTTGCACAACAGAAGCTCTACCGATCTTCTTGCAAGAAAGGGAGATTCTTATGAAGGAGACATCTTGTGGGAGCTATAGAGTCTCATCATATGCCATTGCCAATGGACTAGTTTACTTGCCATTTCTACTCATCCTTGCCATACTATTCACAATTCCACTATATTGGCTAGTGGGACTGAACCCAAATTTCATGGCATTCATGCATTTCTTGTTGTTAATCTGGTTGATTCTCTACACAGCGAATTCGGTTGTGGTATGTTTCAGTGCTCTAGTACCTAACTTCATCGTTGGAAATTCGGTGATTTCAGGGGTGATGGGATCATTCTTCTTGTTCTCTGGCTACTTCATATCGAAGCATGGAATGCCAAATTATTGGATTTTTATGCACTATATATCGCTGTTTAAGTATCCATTTGAAGGGTTTTTGATAAATGAGTTCTCAAATTCAGGGAAGTGCTTGGAGTACATGTTTGGGAAATGCATGGTTAGTGCAGAAGATTTGCTTAGAGAAGAAGGATATGGAGAGGATGGTAAGTGGAGGAATGTGGTGATCATGGTATGTTTCATCTTGGTTTACAGGTTTATTTCTTATGTTATTCTTAGGTTAAGATACTGTCCTAGCATCAGCAGTTTCAAGGGTTCACTTGTTTGA